The genomic DNA CGGGGTAGTCGGCCTGCGCCACGGTCAAGGTGCCGCCGCTGACCGGCTCGCCGCCGGCGTCACCGCCACTATCGCTGCCGCCGCACGCAGTCAGCGCCAGCATCGCGGCGGCCCCCAGGGCCGCCAGCCTCAATCGTCTCTTCACTTCGTGGGTTCCTTTCGTGGGATTTGTGGGGTTCCACCGGCGCTGAGCGCCGGTGAGACTCCACAAATCGCTGGTTTCAGAGCGTGGGGACTGCTTGGAGAAGCGTCTGGGTGTATTCGTCGCGGGGGTTGTCGAACACCTCGTCGGCGGTGCCCTCCTCGACGACGCGGCCGCGGTGCATCACCAGCACCCGGTCGGCGACGTGGTGCACCACTCCGATGTCGTGAGAAATGAACAGCAGACCGGTATTTCGGTCGGCGCGGATCTCCAGCAGCAGGTCCAGGATCTGCGCCTGGATCGACACGTCCAGGGCAGAGACCGCCTCGTCACACACCAGCAGTTCGGGGTCCGAACCCAGCGCGCGGGCGATCGACACGCGTTGGCGCTGCCCACCCGACAGCGAACGCGGATGCCGGTCGATGACGCCGAGCGGCAGGTGCACCAGGTCCAACAGCTCCCGGATCCGGCCTTCCCGCGCGCCCTTCGCATGACCGAGTGCCACGGTCTCGGCGATGATCTCGCGCACCGTGTACCGCGGATCGAAGGAACCCACGGAATCCTGCGCCACGAGCTGGACGGCCCCCAGCCGAGGTGCCGTTCGCCCGTCCCACCGGGTGTCGTTGACCGCGACGTAGCCCTCATCGGGAGCCAGCAGGCCGGTGACGATGCGTGCCACCGTCGACTTCCCGGACCCGGACTCCCCCACCAGGCCGACCACCTCCCCCCGCCGGATGGAGAACGTGACGTTCTCGGCCGCGGTGAACCGCTGACGCCGGCCTTGCCGGTAGTACTTGCTCACACCTGCGACGTCAGCGACCACCTCCGCGCCCACCGAGAACGTCGGCAGCGCAGGGGATTCCAGGTCGCTGAGTCGGCGCCCGCGGGTTTCGCGGCCCGGAACGGCGGCCACCAGCCTGCGGGTGTAGTCGTGCTGGGGGTGGTGGATCACCTCGTCCACCGAACCGCGCTCGACCACCCGCCCCTTGTGCATCACCACAACGTCATCGGCCACCCGGGATACCACAGCCAGATCGTGGCTGATCAGCAGCACCCCACGGCCGTCGTCGGCCAAGGTGCGCAGCAACTGCAGGATGCGGGCCTGCACGGTGACGTCGAGAGCTGTCGTGGGTTCGTCGGCCACCAGCACGTCGGGGTGTCCGGCCAGCGCCGAGGCGATCAGGGCGCGCTGCCGCAGTCCGCCGGAAAGCTGATGCGGGTAGTTGCGGCGCCGGTAGGCCGGCTCCGGGATCCCCACCGAGTCCAGCAGTTCCTCCACCGCCGCGGCACGCTGCCGCCGGGGCACCCGAAGAGCTTCGGACACCTCGGCCTGCACGGTGCGCAGGGGGTCCAGCGAGGTCAACGCGTCCTGCAGCACAAAACCGATCTGCGCGCCGCGGACCTTGCGCCACTGCTTTTCGGTGAACCCCCGGATGTCGGCACCCAGCACATCGAACGTCTCGGCCT from Mycolicibacterium tokaiense includes the following:
- a CDS encoding ATP-binding cassette domain-containing protein — protein: MSEVLVDIKGLTVSFDSVRAEDGSALEVVSDVDLTIRRGRILAIVGESGSGKSVTARTLIGLAGDGSRVQAETFDVLGADIRGFTEKQWRKVRGAQIGFVLQDALTSLDPLRTVQAEVSEALRVPRRQRAAAVEELLDSVGIPEPAYRRRNYPHQLSGGLRQRALIASALAGHPDVLVADEPTTALDVTVQARILQLLRTLADDGRGVLLISHDLAVVSRVADDVVVMHKGRVVERGSVDEVIHHPQHDYTRRLVAAVPGRETRGRRLSDLESPALPTFSVGAEVVADVAGVSKYYRQGRRQRFTAAENVTFSIRRGEVVGLVGESGSGKSTVARIVTGLLAPDEGYVAVNDTRWDGRTAPRLGAVQLVAQDSVGSFDPRYTVREIIAETVALGHAKGAREGRIRELLDLVHLPLGVIDRHPRSLSGGQRQRVSIARALGSDPELLVCDEAVSALDVSIQAQILDLLLEIRADRNTGLLFISHDIGVVHHVADRVLVMHRGRVVEEGTADEVFDNPRDEYTQTLLQAVPTL